In a genomic window of Occallatibacter riparius:
- a CDS encoding PadR family transcriptional regulator, with the protein MAKRSSAKYQDLYIGLVRLHVLHHAAKESVFGQGMIEELGRHGYRLGPGTIYPLLHSMERRGWLRAQLVVVAGRRRKSYVATHAGKAALTEAIARVEELVHEVAKSDGEAHT; encoded by the coding sequence TCTACATCGGCCTCGTCCGCCTGCACGTCCTGCATCATGCCGCGAAGGAGTCGGTTTTCGGCCAAGGCATGATCGAAGAACTTGGCCGGCACGGCTATCGGCTTGGGCCAGGAACCATCTATCCGCTGCTGCACAGCATGGAGCGGCGCGGCTGGTTGAGAGCCCAGCTTGTCGTGGTCGCGGGGAGAAGAAGAAAATCCTACGTTGCCACTCACGCTGGCAAAGCCGCATTGACCGAGGCGATTGCCCGGGTCGAAGAGCTGGTCCACGAGGTCGCGAAAAGTGATGGGGAAGCGCACACGTAA
- a CDS encoding tetratricopeptide repeat protein, whose amino-acid sequence MKSHALAAALAISLLYAGTGAALAQAPNEEQMQQYAQAGQRALASGKYDEARENLEQALKLNPNIAELHAMLAAVYFKQRAYASAVQEIRTAQKQKPGLPRLDSLLGLSLSEMGDFREALPHLEKWFRQSKEPDVRRMCGLQLLRAYDRLGRDSETVETALQLNKLYPDDPEVLYHTGRVYGNQAYVVMEKLHDSAPNSIWMLQAQGEANEANKDPESAIIAFNHVLKIDPRRPGMHYRIGRVYLRRYNEARRPEDREQAEREFNAELEIDPNNGNAAYELAQMAADDNKLEEAKTRFEQVVQRFPDFEQALVGLGGVYLQAQNSAQAVQPLKQATKLDPSDEVAWYRLAQAERGAGNREGAQMAMQTFRKLHDSSSAAHKPPALDSVTAQELRSDPQQQP is encoded by the coding sequence ATGAAGTCTCACGCATTGGCAGCAGCACTGGCGATTTCGCTTCTGTATGCAGGCACAGGCGCGGCATTGGCGCAAGCTCCAAATGAGGAGCAGATGCAGCAGTACGCGCAGGCCGGACAGAGAGCTCTGGCATCCGGGAAGTACGATGAAGCGCGGGAGAACCTGGAGCAGGCGCTGAAGCTGAATCCAAATATTGCGGAGCTGCATGCGATGCTCGCGGCGGTCTACTTTAAGCAGAGGGCGTATGCGTCCGCGGTGCAGGAGATTCGCACGGCGCAGAAGCAGAAGCCTGGCCTGCCAAGGCTCGATAGCCTGCTCGGGTTGTCCCTTTCTGAAATGGGCGATTTCAGGGAAGCCCTGCCTCACCTGGAGAAGTGGTTCAGGCAATCAAAGGAACCTGACGTGCGGCGAATGTGTGGGCTGCAATTGTTGCGGGCGTACGACCGATTGGGGCGCGACTCCGAGACGGTGGAAACCGCGCTGCAACTGAACAAACTGTATCCCGACGACCCCGAGGTGCTTTATCACACGGGCCGCGTTTATGGTAACCAGGCGTACGTGGTGATGGAGAAGTTGCACGACTCTGCCCCGAATTCGATCTGGATGCTCCAGGCGCAGGGCGAAGCGAACGAAGCCAACAAAGATCCGGAATCGGCGATCATCGCATTCAATCACGTGCTGAAGATAGATCCGCGACGTCCGGGGATGCATTACAGGATCGGGCGGGTTTATTTGCGGCGGTATAACGAAGCGCGCCGTCCTGAGGATCGCGAGCAAGCCGAACGGGAGTTCAATGCGGAGCTTGAGATTGATCCGAATAATGGAAATGCGGCTTACGAACTAGCCCAGATGGCGGCGGATGATAACAAACTTGAGGAAGCGAAGACGCGATTCGAGCAGGTTGTGCAGCGCTTCCCCGATTTTGAACAGGCTCTCGTGGGTCTCGGCGGCGTGTACCTGCAGGCGCAGAATTCGGCACAGGCTGTGCAGCCGTTGAAGCAGGCGACCAAACTGGATCCCTCTGACGAAGTAGCGTGGTACCGGCTCGCGCAGGCGGAACGCGGCGCCGGGAATCGCGAAGGTGCGCAGATGGCCATGCAGACGTTTCGCAAGCTTCATGACTCGAGCAGCGCTGCGCATAAACCGCCGGCTCTCGACAGCGTAACGGCGCAAGAGCTGCGTTCTGATCCGCAACAGCAGCCATAG
- a CDS encoding L-rhamnose mutarotase, which translates to MSRYAFLLRLKPGTGPDYDKAHTAVWPELLTVLKDAGISDYSIFRRDELLVLTMRIEGDFEAAWKRISEAEVNARWQNAMAEYFAPQQETRPDERFPMMQEVFYLP; encoded by the coding sequence TTGTCACGCTACGCATTTCTTCTTCGACTGAAGCCGGGGACCGGGCCAGATTACGATAAGGCGCACACTGCAGTGTGGCCCGAGTTGTTGACGGTACTCAAGGACGCGGGAATCTCCGATTATTCGATCTTTCGGCGCGACGAACTGTTGGTGCTGACCATGCGAATTGAAGGCGATTTTGAGGCCGCGTGGAAACGCATTAGTGAGGCGGAAGTAAACGCGCGCTGGCAAAACGCGATGGCGGAATACTTTGCACCGCAGCAGGAAACTCGGCCAGACGAGCGGTTTCCGATGATGCAGGAAGTGTTCTATTTGCCGTGA
- a CDS encoding L-arabinose isomerase family protein: protein MNDTSLRVALCGIGLDAYWPQFVGLRDRLEGCVRIVADKVSGFGAVVENLGLIDSPQRGREAGRICRTADVDLLIIYVTTYALSTTVLPLVQRAQVPVLVLNLQPADAIDYESFNRLPDRTAMTAEWLAFCSACPVPEIANVFRRAGIPFHQITGVLGDESVEAEIGEWIDAARVRQVLQNNRLGLMGHYYSGMLDIQTDLTQVAITFGTHIEHIEVDQLSAICKAVNDAEISQRISQFHSHFEVQPDCSAEELARAARTSVALDRFVAEHDLQSLAYYYKGTGIPANEDTMSSIIVGTSLLTARGIPVAGEYEVKNALAMKIMGSFGAGGSFTEYYALDLKADHVLMGHDGPGHIAIAEGGIKVRPLSVYHGKVGKGLGVEMSVKHGPVTLLSIVEDPARGFKLLAAHGESVPGEILRIGNTNSHYRFPLGARGFVEAWNAHGPAHHCAVGVGHIAGKLNKLASLLQIPFVQVC, encoded by the coding sequence ATGAATGACACTTCTCTGCGTGTTGCGCTCTGCGGCATAGGGCTCGATGCGTACTGGCCACAGTTCGTCGGCCTGCGCGACCGCCTTGAAGGTTGCGTACGCATAGTAGCGGACAAGGTCAGTGGATTCGGGGCCGTCGTCGAGAACCTCGGGCTCATTGACAGTCCTCAGCGAGGCCGCGAAGCCGGCCGCATTTGCCGTACTGCCGATGTGGACCTCCTGATCATCTATGTCACCACCTACGCGCTCTCCACGACAGTGCTGCCCCTGGTTCAGCGAGCGCAGGTACCCGTCCTGGTCCTGAACCTTCAGCCCGCCGATGCCATCGATTACGAATCTTTCAATCGATTGCCCGATCGCACCGCGATGACTGCCGAGTGGCTCGCCTTCTGTTCTGCCTGTCCCGTGCCCGAAATCGCGAACGTATTCCGGCGCGCCGGCATCCCGTTTCATCAGATCACGGGCGTCCTGGGCGATGAATCCGTAGAAGCCGAGATTGGCGAGTGGATCGATGCGGCCCGCGTAAGGCAGGTACTCCAGAACAATCGTCTAGGACTGATGGGCCACTATTACAGCGGCATGCTCGATATCCAGACAGATCTCACGCAGGTCGCTATCACTTTCGGAACCCACATTGAACACATTGAAGTCGATCAGCTGAGTGCGATATGCAAAGCCGTTAACGATGCGGAGATCAGCCAACGCATCAGCCAATTTCATAGCCATTTCGAGGTGCAGCCGGACTGCTCTGCGGAAGAACTCGCTCGCGCCGCGCGCACATCCGTTGCTCTTGATCGCTTCGTCGCCGAACACGACCTGCAGTCTCTCGCGTATTACTACAAGGGCACGGGCATTCCGGCGAACGAAGACACCATGAGCTCGATCATTGTCGGCACCTCGCTTCTCACCGCGCGCGGAATTCCGGTGGCGGGAGAGTATGAGGTCAAGAATGCGCTTGCGATGAAAATCATGGGTAGCTTCGGCGCGGGCGGTTCCTTCACCGAGTACTACGCACTCGATCTAAAAGCCGATCATGTGCTCATGGGCCACGATGGCCCCGGCCACATCGCGATTGCTGAAGGCGGAATCAAAGTCCGCCCGTTGTCTGTCTACCACGGTAAAGTTGGAAAGGGCTTGGGCGTGGAGATGTCAGTGAAGCACGGCCCGGTCACTTTGCTTTCCATAGTCGAAGATCCCGCACGCGGATTCAAACTGCTTGCCGCCCATGGCGAGAGCGTTCCCGGCGAAATCCTCCGCATCGGCAACACCAACAGTCACTACCGCTTTCCGCTCGGTGCGCGTGGCTTCGTTGAAGCCTGGAATGCTCACGGTCCTGCACATCACTGCGCGGTTGGCGTTGGCCACATCGCCGGAAAGCTGAACAAGCTGGCCAGCCTGCTGCAGATTCCCTTTGTGCAGGTGTGCTGA